One Salmo salar chromosome ssa01, Ssal_v3.1, whole genome shotgun sequence DNA window includes the following coding sequences:
- the LOC106607516 gene encoding zinc finger protein Pegasus encodes MGEEKPETLDFVKDFQEYLSQQTQHVNMISGSVSGVKEMDDLPADCSQNGLDHPSADISLDDGAGMLVDGFERTYDGKLKCRYCNYATRGTARLIEHIRIHTGEKPHRCHLCPFASAYERHLEAHMRSHTGEKPYKCELCSFRCSDRSNLSHHRRRRHKLLPMKGARSSLSHKKMLSVLQKKTSLGYGRRLLINFSPPSMVMHKAEHLDDYSHELPHLRQETYDDQGAGGDGSSRDNHHHNLVMENPLNQLSTLAGQLANLPSEAEGQTQQPPISPGAESCVDEKPFLIQQPLPATASATVSASTAHAASPITPEPRPPPHSNCSPGAGPCSEHSGRTSTPSITNSQPSTPVPGLPSLHQDPQMLHHCQHCDIYFPDNILYTIHMGCHGYENPFQCNICGHKCRSKYDFACHFARGQHKQ; translated from the exons ATGGGCGAGGAAAAGCCAGAGACGTTGGACTTTGTCAAAGACTTCCAAGAGTATCTCAGCCAGCAGACTCAACATGTGAACATGATCTCGGGCTCCGTCAGTGGAGTCAAAGAGATGGACGACTTACCAGCAg ACTGCAGTCAGAATGGATTAGACCACCCCTCAGCGGATATTTCCCTTGATGACGGCGCAGGGATGCTGGTGGATGGCTTCGAGAGAACATATGATGGCAAACTCAAGTGCCGTTACTGTAACTATGCTACCAGAGGCACAGCACGACTCATTGAACATATCCGCATTCACACAG GAGAGAAACCCCACAGATGCCACCTGTGTCCTTTTGCCTCTGCTTATGAACGCCACCTAGAGGCCCACATGCGCTcccacacaggagaaaagccttacaagTGTGAGCTGTGCTCCTTCCGCTGCAGCGACCGCAGCAACCTTTCACACCACCGTCGCCGCCGCCACAAGCTCTTACCCATGAAAGGtgctcgctcttctctctcccacAAGAAGATGCTGAGCGTCCTGCAGAAGAAGACCAGCCTGGGCTATGGTCGCCGGCTCCTCATCAACTTCAGCCCCCCCTCCATGGTGATGCACAAGGCTGAGCACCTGGACGACTACTCCCATGAACTGCCCCACCTGCGCCAGGAGACCTACGACGACCAGGGTGCTGGTGGAGATGGAAGCTCCAGGGACAATCACCACCACAACCTGGTAATGGAAAACCCCCTCAACCAGCTCTCCACCCTGGCCGGTCAACTGGCCAACCTGCCCTCTGAAGCTGAGGGCCAGACCCAACAGCCTCCCATATCTCCAGGTGCAGAGTCCTGTGTGGACGAGAAGCCCTTCCTCATCCAGCAGCCTCTCCCAGCCACCGCTTCTGCTACTGTGTCAGCCAGCACTGCCCATGCAGCCTCCCCCATCACCCCAGAGCCCAGGCCCCCACCACACAGCAACTGCAGCCCCGGGGCAGGTCCCTGCAGCGAGCACAGCGGGCGCACCAGTACCCCCAGCATCACCAACAGCCAGCCCAGCACACCAGTCCCGGGCCTGCCCTCGCTGCATCAAGACCCCCAGATGCTGCACCACTGCCAGCACTGTGACATCTACTTCCCTGACAACATCCTGTACACCATCCACATGGGCTGCCACGGCTACGAGAACCCCTTCCAGTGCAACATCTGTGGCCACAAGTGCAGGAGCAAGTACGACTTTGCCTGTCATTTTGCCAGGGGGCAGCATAAGCAGTGA